The DNA region CGCGCGAGAGCCCCAGCGCGTGCAGGTGCAGCAGCTGCTTGCTGCCTACTACCAGCCAGCTCGCCCCGGAGGATGGCGCACGATCCGAGCCTGGCGTACGCGGACTACttcgcggcggcgggcggcgtgaCCACGCTCGTCCCGGAGGTGGACGCGGCGGGGGAGGACGAGGGCCACCTGTACGGCGGCATGCACGCGCACCACCACGGCTTCGACATGTTCGGGGCCAGGGGCCTCGTGCCGGGCGCGACGGTGGTGGCCGAGGCGCACGGCAAGGGCGCCGCGCTCGGAGACTTCGCCCTCGGCGCCGAGCACCTACGCCTGCTGGGCCACAGCCAGCAGGCGCCCCTGACGTCCCTGTCGCTGCACGGGCCCGCCGAGGCCGCGTCGCTGGCGCTGCACCACCAccagctcggcggcggcggcgcgctcagGCAGCACCAGCCGGCAGCGTGGCCcccgcagccgcagcagcagcagggtgGCGCGTGGCACCTGCGCGGCTCCAGGTTCCTGCGCCCGacgcagcagctgctgcaggaATTCTGCGGCCTCCCCGTGGAGGCCGCTTCCAAGCCGCTGATGAAGCTGGGGAGCGAGGACGGCGCCGGGGAGGGGTCGTCGTCCTCGGCCCCGTCGGCACAGATCCAGGCCATGGACGCCGCCGAGCTGCAGAGGCTCAAGGCCAAGCTCTACGCCATGCTCCAAGAGGTCGTCCTCTCTAATCGCtcgtcactcgccacggctcgatTAACTATCGCACACAGCACAGGTCCACCAGCAGCAGGATCAGGAGCCCTCGCATGTCCTTGGAAATCTAAAAAGCTGCAGCCAAGTGCGAGTTCAACTATGGCTTGTCTGAAGAGACCTGGGAGGCTGGGGCAGGCACGGACAGTTGATGCCATTCTGGGGGCCTCACCTCCTGCCTTTGGAAACCTCCAGCGCTCCATCCTTCGCCTTGCCGCAGATGTAGCTATGCGCCTGTACAGGGCAACCTGTAGCTCCCGCAGATCAGCAGGGCCATGCCATGAGTCCCATCACCGCGCAGCGGCAGCCCAGATCTCTGCGGAGCTAGCACTGCTCCACTACTagtctgctctctctctctctcctcttacCTTCGGTCTCTTGCCCATCTCAATTCTCATCTTCGTCTTAATCCCTCCCACATTTACTCCTTGCTTGCTGTTCCTGTGTATGCTGCAGACCTGCATGCACAGTGTGATTCATTGGTAGGTGGTGCAGTGCAGTTCTATAGGGTGTGCATCACCGCACCAGTCAAAGCCAAGTACATCAGTACCAGGCTACCAGCAGGGAGCTACAGTGTCATCAATCCGGGAAGTTGTTACAGGAGGCTTGCAGCTACTGTTACATTGCCAATTCGCCATCTGCGATCGAGCTTGGTTACTTGGCTTGCATGGTGTCTGATTAATTTAACGGCGGTGCAGGTGGAGAGGAGGTACCGGAGGTACCGCGAGCAGATGAGGGCGGTGGCGGGGTCCTTCGAGGGGGTGGCcggggagcgggcggcggcggcgtacaCGAGGCTGGCGTCGCGGACGATATCCAAGCACTTCCGGAGCCTGAGGGACGGGGTGGCGGCGCAGTTGCAGGCGGTGCGCCGGGCGCTCGGCGAGAAGGACGCGGAAGGCGGCGTCCCGGGGGCTGCCGGGATGGCCAAGGGGGAGACGACGCCCAGGCTGCGGGTGCTCGACCAGTGCCTGAGGCAGCACAGGGCGTACCAGGCCGGCGTTCTCGAGAGCCAGCCGTGGAGACCGCAGCGAGGGCTGCCGGAGCGCGCCGTCTCCATCCTCCGGGCCTGGCTGTTCGAACACTTCCTGCACCCGTAAATATCATCTTTCCAACTCTTGTTGATTCCATTTACTCCGCACAGTTAGTTTTCTGCATGCTTTTATGTTGGATTGATGCACGACATATA from Panicum hallii strain FIL2 chromosome 9, PHallii_v3.1, whole genome shotgun sequence includes:
- the LOC112874647 gene encoding homeobox protein BEL1 homolog → MAHDPSLAYADYFAAAGGVTTLVPEVDAAGEDEGHLYGGMHAHHHGFDMFGARGLVPGATVVAEAHGKGAALGDFALGAEHLRLLGHSQQAPLTSLSLHGPAEAASLALHHHQLGGGGALRQHQPAAWPPQPQQQQGGAWHLRGSRFLRPTQQLLQEFCGLPVEAASKPLMKLGSEDGAGEGSSSSAPSAQIQAMDAAELQRLKAKLYAMLQEVERRYRRYREQMRAVAGSFEGVAGERAAAAYTRLASRTISKHFRSLRDGVAAQLQAVRRALGEKDAEGGVPGAAGMAKGETTPRLRVLDQCLRQHRAYQAGVLESQPWRPQRGLPERAVSILRAWLFEHFLHPYPSDVDKHILARQTGLSRSQVSNWFINARVRLWKPMVEEMYAEEMKGPQEGACSNANDNDRANPSGGYGASELGQGRGRAEDGGVERKPTRAQLVHDAGSLASVVSIGSGRGAQNIDFGMMDGGHLDFDAYGDAHAAGAGQGFGGGVSLTLGLQQHAGDPHGGVNVAFAAAPSSAAAHEFLFMAGGEQQQQQQQQQMVPGGGIHGHQGHQFGAGMESDDAVAASHYHHRGISAATGFQLLHDLAG